Proteins co-encoded in one Brassica rapa cultivar Chiifu-401-42 chromosome A02, CAAS_Brap_v3.01, whole genome shotgun sequence genomic window:
- the LOC103848439 gene encoding SKP1-like protein 14 produces MAQNLVGLTEKLSLSSNKIVLTSSDGDSFEIGEAVARESHTIAEMLDAGCAGEIPLQNVTGKILDKVIDYCKTHVEAGPIFEEDEEEAKKKLKIWKAEFMKVDLETISELILAANYLNLPGLLDLSCQTLADYIKDKTPEDVREIFNIQNDFTPEEEAAVRKENVWAFE; encoded by the coding sequence ATGGCCCAGAATCTGGTCGGCTTAACCGAGAAACTAAGCTTGTCTTCGAACAAGATTGTGTTGACCAGCTCCGACGGCGATTCTTTCGAGATAGGCGAAGCAGTAGCTCGCGAATCCCACACCATAGCTGAAATGCTCGACGCCGGGTGTGCCGGAGAAATCCCGCTTCAGAACGTCACCGGGAAAATCCTCGACAAAGTCATCGACTACTGCAAGACCCACGTCGAAGCTGGTCCGATTtttgaagaagacgaagaagaggcGAAGAAGAAACTCAAGATTTGGAAAGCGGAGTTCATGAAAGTAGATCTGGAAACCATCTCCGAGCTCATCCTGGCTGCTAACTATCTCAACCTCCCAGGCCTTCTCGATCTTTCATGTCAGACGCTTGCAGATTACATTAAAGACAAAACACCAGAGGATGTTCGCGAGATCTTCAACATTCAGAACGATTTCACCCCCGAAGAAGAAGCAGCTGTTCGCAAGGAGAACGTATGGGCTTTTGAATGA
- the LOC103848440 gene encoding tubulin beta-4 chain → MREILHIQGGQCGNQIGAKFWEVICGEHGIDHTGQYVGDSPLQLERIDVYFNEASGGKYVPRAVLMDLEPGTMDSLRSGPYGQIFRPDNFVFGQSGAGNNWAKGHYTEGAELIDSVLDVVRKEAENSDCLQGFQVCHSLGGGTGSGMGTLLISKIREEYPDRMMMTFSVFPSPKVSDTVVEPYNATLSVHQLVENADECMVLDNEALYDICFRTLKLANPTFGDLNHLISATMSGVTCCLRFPGQLNSDLRKLAVNLIPFPRLHFFMVGFAPLTSRGSQQYSALSVPELTQQMWDAKNMMCAADPRHGRYLTASAVFRGKLSTKEVDEQMMNIQNKNSSYFVEWIPNNVKSSVCDIAPTGLKMASTFIGNSTSIQEMFRRVSEQFTAMFRRKAFLHWYTGEGMDEMEFTEAESNMNDLVAEYQQYQDATAGEEEYEEEEEEEYDEA, encoded by the exons ATGAGAGAGATCCTCCATATCCAAGGCGGTCAATGTGGAAACCAGATCGGTGCCAAGTTCTGGGAAGTGATCTGCGGCGAGCACGGCATCGATCACACCGGGCAATACGTCGGCGACTCTCCTCTCCAGCTGGAACGCATCGATGTGTATTTCAACGAGGCGAGCGGGGGGAAGTACGTTCCACGCGCCGTTCTCATGGATCTGGAGCCTGGCACCATGGATTCGCTCAGATCTGGACCGTACGGTCAGATCTTCCGTCCCGATAACTTCGTGTTTGGGCAGTCCGGGGCCGGGAACAACTGGGCGAAAGGTCACTACACGGAGGGCGCGGAGTTGATCGATTCCGTGCTCGACGTTGTGAGGAAGGAAGCTGAGAACAGCGATTGTCTACAAG GTTTCCAGGTTTGTCACTCGTTGGGTGGAGGAACTGGATCTGGCATGGGGACGCTTCTCATCTCTAAGATAAGAGAGGAGTATCCTGACCGTATGATGATGACCTTCTCTGTGTTTCCTTCTCCCAAGGTCTCTGACACTGTTGTTGAGCCGTACAATGCAACCCTCTCCGTGCATCAGCTTGTTGAAAACGCCGACGAGTGTATGGTTTTGGACAATGAGGCTCTCTACGATATCTGCTTCCGTACCCTCAAGCTTGCTAATCCCACTT TTGGTGACCTTAACCACCTCATCTCGGCTACGATGAGTGGTGTCACATGCTGCCTTCGTTTCCCTGGTCAACTCAACTCCGACCTTAGGAAGCTTGCTGTGAACCTGATCCCTTTCCCGAGGCTCCACTTCTTCATGGTTGGTTTTGCTCCGTTGACGTCAAGAGGGTCGCAACAGTACAGTGCCTTGAGTGTCCCTGAACTGACCCAGCAGATGTGGGATGCCAAGAACATGATGTGCGCCGCTGACCCTCGTCACGGACGTTACCTAACTGCGTCCGCTGTGTTCCGTGGGAAGCTGAGCACTAAGGAGGTCGATGAGCAGATGATGAACATCCAGAACAAAAACTCGTCCTACTTTGTTGAATGGATCCCGAACAACGTCAAGTCCAGCGTCTGTGACATTGCACCAACGGGTTTGAAAATGGCGTCGACTTTCATCGGGAACTCAACTTCCATCCAGGAGATGTTCAGGCGTGTGAGCGAACAGTTCACAGCTATGTTCAGGAGAAAGGCTTTCCTTCATTGGTACACAGGAGAAGGCATGGACGAGATGGAGTTCACGGAAGCAGAGAGTAACATGAATGATCTTGTTGCAGAGTATCAGCAGTACCAGGATGCTACAGCCGGTGAAGAGGAGtacgaggaggaggaagaagaggagtaCGATGAGGCTTGA